A part of Solenopsis invicta isolate M01_SB chromosome 2, UNIL_Sinv_3.0, whole genome shotgun sequence genomic DNA contains:
- the LOC105195004 gene encoding sodium-dependent nutrient amino acid transporter 1 isoform X2: MPNQSRPLHGDTLVFEITGCEIFCILGTTSRDGPIESPQVWKQLGNSVVLEYQKFNASLLEEFVDNIINAKRSPQTARNTKKSVTGCCGAMACIFESTVLRSSSAGANHINSRKAKSCDTKLYCRQSGYTNEAFQLDGFDSHENIPPDYATATHQDKQQEPPESSTTVIKEAEWGGRLEFLMACIATSVGLGNVWRFPFTAYENGGGAFLIPYIIVLILIGKPFYLLEGLLGQFTSRSCAKTWYMTPAMKGLGYSQAFGAFCVVSYYCALMALTLHYLVSSFQSELPWSICRPEWQDYCIDVSTNKSTSEDRNVTVRSSAELYFRKIVLKEYESIEDGIGVPSWQLSIYLFLSWACVFLVLFRGVKSTGKAAYFLAIFPYIVMTALLIRAVTLEGAVDGILFFVTPKWDALWKPNVWYAAITQCFFSLSVCFGPIINYSSYNNFGHRVDRDVMIVTTLDTFTSLMAGCTIFGILGNLAHEMKTKDIAKVVRGGTGLAFISYPDALSRFTFVPQLFSVLFFIMLLVLGIGSAVALCGATFSIFRDHLPKMRQWLLVLCITCFGFVVSLIYITPGGQWFITLIDYYGGTFVAIIVGVLEITTIFWVYGLSNFLNDMEFMLGKRLGFYWRSCWLIITPLLMIVILIYTCVTYEPPTYDGAQFPNYAYGIGWFVLILGISPIIWWICQKVITNRMSSFTESVKAAFQPARDKWGPKNPKIHTEWEAFVTEKKFGAQESCYRHWRNSRYIQAVCSIVSWRK, from the exons ATGCCAAACCAATCG AGACCTTTGCACGGCGACACCTTGGTGTTTGAAATAACCGGATGCGAAATATTCTGTATCTTGGGAACGACGTCACGCGATGGACCAATCGAGTCGCCGCAAGTGTGGAAGCAGCTCGGTAATTCCGTGGTTCTCGAGTACCAGAAG TTTAACGCTTCGCTCTTGGAAGAATTCGTGGACAATATCATAAATGCGAAGAGGAGCCCGCAAACGGCGAGGAATACGAAAAAGTCTGTGACAGGATGCTGCGGCGCGATGGCGTGTATTTTCGAATCTACAGTATTGAGATCCTCTTCTGCAGGAGCGAACCATATAAACTCACGGAAGGCAAAGTCCTGTGACACAAAACTATATTGT AGACAAAGTGGATATACTAACGAGGCTTTCCAGTTAGACGGTTTCGATTCTCACGAAAATATTCCACCCGATTACGCGACAGCGACGCATCAAGATAAGCAGCAGGAGCCACCTGAAAGTTCA ACCACGGTCATTAAGGAGGCGGAATGGGGAGGTAGATTAGAGTTTCTGATGGCCTGTATAGCTACTTCCGTTGGATTAGGGAACGTGTGGAGATTTCCGTTTACCGCGTACGAGAACGGCGGCGGCGCCTTCCTGATACCCTATATCATAGTGCTGATTCTGATCGGGAAACCGTTTTACCTCCTGGAGGGGCTCTTGGGACAATTCACCAGTAGATCCTGTGCAAAAACATGGTACATGACACCAGCTATGAAGG GATTGGGATACTCACAGGCGTTCGGCGCGTTCTGCGTCGTTTCGTACTACTGCGCTTTGATGGCATTGACTCTGCATTATTTGGTGTCGAGTTTCCAATCTGAATTACCGTGGTCGATCTGTCGTCCGGAATGGCAGGACTATTGTATCGATGTCTCGACGAACAAGAGCACCTCCGAGGATCGTAACGTCACAGTTCGAAGTTCCGCGGAACTTTATTTCAG GAAGATAGTATTAAAGGAATATGAGTCCATCGAGGACGGTATCGGCGTACCGTCTTGGCAGTTGTCGATATATCTGTTCCTCAGTTGGGCTTGCGTCTTTCTGGTGCTTTTTCGCGGCGTAAAAAGCACAGGCAAAGCCGCGTATTTCCTTGCGATATTTCCTTATATCGTGATGACGGCGCTGCTGATCAGAGCCGTCACTCTTGAGGGTGCCGTTGACGGCATCCTGTTCTTCGTAACGCCGAAATGGGACGCTTTGTGGAAACCCAACGTCTGGTACGCCGCTATCACACAATGTTTTTTCTCGTTGTCGGTCTGCTTCGGCCCGATCATTAACTATTCATCCTACAATAATTTCGGACACAGAGTGGACAG GGATGTAATGATAGTGACCACGTTGGACACATTCACCAGCCTGATGGCTGGTTGCACTATCTTCGGCATTCTCGGTAATCTAGCTCACGAGATGAAAACGAAGGATATCGCCAAGGTGGTCCGCGGCGGCACTGGTTTGGCCTTCATTTCCTATCCGGACGCGCTATCGCGTTTCACTTTTGTACCGCAACTATTTTCTGTCTTGTTCTTCATCATGCTATTGGTTCTTGGCATTGGAAGTGCTGTCGCGCTATGCGGCGCGACATTTAGCATCTTCCGCGATCATTTGCCCAAGATGAGACAGTGGTTGTTGGTGCTTTGCATCACCTGCTTCGGTTTCGTCGTCAGCCTCATCTATATCACTCCG GGTGGTCAATGGTTCATAACTTTGATCGATTATTACGGTGGTACTTTTGTGGCGATAATTGTCGGCGTTCTCGAGATAACAACCATTTTCTGGGTGTATGGCCTCTCGAATTTTCTCAATGATATGGAATTCATGCTGGGCAAAAGACTAGGTTTTTACTGGCGTTCTTGTTGGCTCATAATCACGCCTTTGCTCATGATTGTTATACTGATTTATACGTGCGTCACTTATGAGCCACCTACATATGACGGTGCACAATTTCCTAATTATGCCTACG GAATAGGATGGTTTGTGCTGATACTGGGAATATCTCCTATAATATGGTGGATTTGCCAGAAAGTTATTACGAATAGAATGTCGTCGTTTACCGAA tccGTCAAAGCGGCATTTCAGCCCGCGAGAGACAAATGGGGACCTAAAAACCCGAAAATACACACAGAATGGGAAGCATTTGTGACAGAAAAAAAGTTCGGAGCTCAAG aatcATGTTACCGACACTGGCGGAACTCCCGGTATATTCAAGCTGTCTGTTCCATTGTCAGCTGGCGGAAATGA
- the LOC105195004 gene encoding sodium-dependent nutrient amino acid transporter 1 isoform X3 has translation MACIFESTVLRSSSAGANHINSRKAKSCDTKLYCRQSGYTNEAFQLDGFDSHENIPPDYATATHQDKQQEPPESSTTVIKEAEWGGRLEFLMACIATSVGLGNVWRFPFTAYENGGGAFLIPYIIVLILIGKPFYLLEGLLGQFTSRSCAKTWYMTPAMKGLGYSQAFGAFCVVSYYCALMALTLHYLVSSFQSELPWSICRPEWQDYCIDVSTNKSTSEDRNVTVRSSAELYFRKIVLKEYESIEDGIGVPSWQLSIYLFLSWACVFLVLFRGVKSTGKAAYFLAIFPYIVMTALLIRAVTLEGAVDGILFFVTPKWDALWKPNVWYAAITQCFFSLSVCFGPIINYSSYNNFGHRVDRDVMIVTTLDTFTSLMAGCTIFGILGNLAHEMKTKDIAKVVRGGTGLAFISYPDALSRFTFVPQLFSVLFFIMLLVLGIGSAVALCGATFSIFRDHLPKMRQWLLVLCITCFGFVVSLIYITPGGQWFITLIDYYGGTFVAIIVGVLEITTIFWVYGLSNFLNDMEFMLGKRLGFYWRSCWLIITPLLMIVILIYTCVTYEPPTYDGAQFPNYAYGIGWFVLILGISPIIWWICQKVITNRMSSFTESVKAAFQPARDKWGPKNPKIHTEWEAFVTEKKFGAQGGLMKIFFKIMLPTLAELPVYSSCLFHCQLAEMSSKAESRCQSRWRRRRM, from the exons ATGGCGTGTATTTTCGAATCTACAGTATTGAGATCCTCTTCTGCAGGAGCGAACCATATAAACTCACGGAAGGCAAAGTCCTGTGACACAAAACTATATTGT AGACAAAGTGGATATACTAACGAGGCTTTCCAGTTAGACGGTTTCGATTCTCACGAAAATATTCCACCCGATTACGCGACAGCGACGCATCAAGATAAGCAGCAGGAGCCACCTGAAAGTTCA ACCACGGTCATTAAGGAGGCGGAATGGGGAGGTAGATTAGAGTTTCTGATGGCCTGTATAGCTACTTCCGTTGGATTAGGGAACGTGTGGAGATTTCCGTTTACCGCGTACGAGAACGGCGGCGGCGCCTTCCTGATACCCTATATCATAGTGCTGATTCTGATCGGGAAACCGTTTTACCTCCTGGAGGGGCTCTTGGGACAATTCACCAGTAGATCCTGTGCAAAAACATGGTACATGACACCAGCTATGAAGG GATTGGGATACTCACAGGCGTTCGGCGCGTTCTGCGTCGTTTCGTACTACTGCGCTTTGATGGCATTGACTCTGCATTATTTGGTGTCGAGTTTCCAATCTGAATTACCGTGGTCGATCTGTCGTCCGGAATGGCAGGACTATTGTATCGATGTCTCGACGAACAAGAGCACCTCCGAGGATCGTAACGTCACAGTTCGAAGTTCCGCGGAACTTTATTTCAG GAAGATAGTATTAAAGGAATATGAGTCCATCGAGGACGGTATCGGCGTACCGTCTTGGCAGTTGTCGATATATCTGTTCCTCAGTTGGGCTTGCGTCTTTCTGGTGCTTTTTCGCGGCGTAAAAAGCACAGGCAAAGCCGCGTATTTCCTTGCGATATTTCCTTATATCGTGATGACGGCGCTGCTGATCAGAGCCGTCACTCTTGAGGGTGCCGTTGACGGCATCCTGTTCTTCGTAACGCCGAAATGGGACGCTTTGTGGAAACCCAACGTCTGGTACGCCGCTATCACACAATGTTTTTTCTCGTTGTCGGTCTGCTTCGGCCCGATCATTAACTATTCATCCTACAATAATTTCGGACACAGAGTGGACAG GGATGTAATGATAGTGACCACGTTGGACACATTCACCAGCCTGATGGCTGGTTGCACTATCTTCGGCATTCTCGGTAATCTAGCTCACGAGATGAAAACGAAGGATATCGCCAAGGTGGTCCGCGGCGGCACTGGTTTGGCCTTCATTTCCTATCCGGACGCGCTATCGCGTTTCACTTTTGTACCGCAACTATTTTCTGTCTTGTTCTTCATCATGCTATTGGTTCTTGGCATTGGAAGTGCTGTCGCGCTATGCGGCGCGACATTTAGCATCTTCCGCGATCATTTGCCCAAGATGAGACAGTGGTTGTTGGTGCTTTGCATCACCTGCTTCGGTTTCGTCGTCAGCCTCATCTATATCACTCCG GGTGGTCAATGGTTCATAACTTTGATCGATTATTACGGTGGTACTTTTGTGGCGATAATTGTCGGCGTTCTCGAGATAACAACCATTTTCTGGGTGTATGGCCTCTCGAATTTTCTCAATGATATGGAATTCATGCTGGGCAAAAGACTAGGTTTTTACTGGCGTTCTTGTTGGCTCATAATCACGCCTTTGCTCATGATTGTTATACTGATTTATACGTGCGTCACTTATGAGCCACCTACATATGACGGTGCACAATTTCCTAATTATGCCTACG GAATAGGATGGTTTGTGCTGATACTGGGAATATCTCCTATAATATGGTGGATTTGCCAGAAAGTTATTACGAATAGAATGTCGTCGTTTACCGAA tccGTCAAAGCGGCATTTCAGCCCGCGAGAGACAAATGGGGACCTAAAAACCCGAAAATACACACAGAATGGGAAGCATTTGTGACAGAAAAAAAGTTCGGAGCTCAAGGTGGTTTgatgaagatattttttaa aatcATGTTACCGACACTGGCGGAACTCCCGGTATATTCAAGCTGTCTGTTCCATTGTCAGCTGGCGGAAATGAGTTCGAAGGCAGA ATCTCGTTGTCAGTCAaggtggaggaggagaagaatgTGA
- the LOC105195004 gene encoding sodium-dependent nutrient amino acid transporter 1 isoform X4, translating to MAKTEKIEDGVYRQSGYTNEAFQLDGFDSHENIPPDYATATHQDKQQEPPESSTTVIKEAEWGGRLEFLMACIATSVGLGNVWRFPFTAYENGGGAFLIPYIIVLILIGKPFYLLEGLLGQFTSRSCAKTWYMTPAMKGLGYSQAFGAFCVVSYYCALMALTLHYLVSSFQSELPWSICRPEWQDYCIDVSTNKSTSEDRNVTVRSSAELYFRKIVLKEYESIEDGIGVPSWQLSIYLFLSWACVFLVLFRGVKSTGKAAYFLAIFPYIVMTALLIRAVTLEGAVDGILFFVTPKWDALWKPNVWYAAITQCFFSLSVCFGPIINYSSYNNFGHRVDRDVMIVTTLDTFTSLMAGCTIFGILGNLAHEMKTKDIAKVVRGGTGLAFISYPDALSRFTFVPQLFSVLFFIMLLVLGIGSAVALCGATFSIFRDHLPKMRQWLLVLCITCFGFVVSLIYITPGGQWFITLIDYYGGTFVAIIVGVLEITTIFWVYGLSNFLNDMEFMLGKRLGFYWRSCWLIITPLLMIVILIYTCVTYEPPTYDGAQFPNYAYGIGWFVLILGISPIIWWICQKVITNRMSSFTESVKAAFQPARDKWGPKNPKIHTEWEAFVTEKKFGAQGGLMKIFFKIMLPTLAELPVYSSCLFHCQLAEMSSKAESRCQSRWRRRRM from the exons ATGGCTAAAACGGAAAAGATAGAAGACGGCGTTTAT AGACAAAGTGGATATACTAACGAGGCTTTCCAGTTAGACGGTTTCGATTCTCACGAAAATATTCCACCCGATTACGCGACAGCGACGCATCAAGATAAGCAGCAGGAGCCACCTGAAAGTTCA ACCACGGTCATTAAGGAGGCGGAATGGGGAGGTAGATTAGAGTTTCTGATGGCCTGTATAGCTACTTCCGTTGGATTAGGGAACGTGTGGAGATTTCCGTTTACCGCGTACGAGAACGGCGGCGGCGCCTTCCTGATACCCTATATCATAGTGCTGATTCTGATCGGGAAACCGTTTTACCTCCTGGAGGGGCTCTTGGGACAATTCACCAGTAGATCCTGTGCAAAAACATGGTACATGACACCAGCTATGAAGG GATTGGGATACTCACAGGCGTTCGGCGCGTTCTGCGTCGTTTCGTACTACTGCGCTTTGATGGCATTGACTCTGCATTATTTGGTGTCGAGTTTCCAATCTGAATTACCGTGGTCGATCTGTCGTCCGGAATGGCAGGACTATTGTATCGATGTCTCGACGAACAAGAGCACCTCCGAGGATCGTAACGTCACAGTTCGAAGTTCCGCGGAACTTTATTTCAG GAAGATAGTATTAAAGGAATATGAGTCCATCGAGGACGGTATCGGCGTACCGTCTTGGCAGTTGTCGATATATCTGTTCCTCAGTTGGGCTTGCGTCTTTCTGGTGCTTTTTCGCGGCGTAAAAAGCACAGGCAAAGCCGCGTATTTCCTTGCGATATTTCCTTATATCGTGATGACGGCGCTGCTGATCAGAGCCGTCACTCTTGAGGGTGCCGTTGACGGCATCCTGTTCTTCGTAACGCCGAAATGGGACGCTTTGTGGAAACCCAACGTCTGGTACGCCGCTATCACACAATGTTTTTTCTCGTTGTCGGTCTGCTTCGGCCCGATCATTAACTATTCATCCTACAATAATTTCGGACACAGAGTGGACAG GGATGTAATGATAGTGACCACGTTGGACACATTCACCAGCCTGATGGCTGGTTGCACTATCTTCGGCATTCTCGGTAATCTAGCTCACGAGATGAAAACGAAGGATATCGCCAAGGTGGTCCGCGGCGGCACTGGTTTGGCCTTCATTTCCTATCCGGACGCGCTATCGCGTTTCACTTTTGTACCGCAACTATTTTCTGTCTTGTTCTTCATCATGCTATTGGTTCTTGGCATTGGAAGTGCTGTCGCGCTATGCGGCGCGACATTTAGCATCTTCCGCGATCATTTGCCCAAGATGAGACAGTGGTTGTTGGTGCTTTGCATCACCTGCTTCGGTTTCGTCGTCAGCCTCATCTATATCACTCCG GGTGGTCAATGGTTCATAACTTTGATCGATTATTACGGTGGTACTTTTGTGGCGATAATTGTCGGCGTTCTCGAGATAACAACCATTTTCTGGGTGTATGGCCTCTCGAATTTTCTCAATGATATGGAATTCATGCTGGGCAAAAGACTAGGTTTTTACTGGCGTTCTTGTTGGCTCATAATCACGCCTTTGCTCATGATTGTTATACTGATTTATACGTGCGTCACTTATGAGCCACCTACATATGACGGTGCACAATTTCCTAATTATGCCTACG GAATAGGATGGTTTGTGCTGATACTGGGAATATCTCCTATAATATGGTGGATTTGCCAGAAAGTTATTACGAATAGAATGTCGTCGTTTACCGAA tccGTCAAAGCGGCATTTCAGCCCGCGAGAGACAAATGGGGACCTAAAAACCCGAAAATACACACAGAATGGGAAGCATTTGTGACAGAAAAAAAGTTCGGAGCTCAAGGTGGTTTgatgaagatattttttaa aatcATGTTACCGACACTGGCGGAACTCCCGGTATATTCAAGCTGTCTGTTCCATTGTCAGCTGGCGGAAATGAGTTCGAAGGCAGA ATCTCGTTGTCAGTCAaggtggaggaggagaagaatgTGA
- the LOC105195028 gene encoding sodium-dependent nutrient amino acid transporter 1 has product MSRKYVLNETGIEDGLGLPSWKLVLALLVSWIFVYVVTCKGVQSTGKAAYFLALFPYIIMISLLVRAVTLDGAVDGIIFLFKPTWHKILEPAVWDCTIVTTLDLCTSLMAGATIFGILGNLAHEIGSDDISSVVRAGTGLAFVSYPEALAKFTVVPQLFAVLFFLMLFVLGIGTTVAFCNVIISIIKDQFPWLTQWKIAAGVAIFGFAIGIVYCTPGGQYILNLIDYFGGTFIIVFLAFFEMMAISWVYGVDNFMDDVEFMVGRRPFFYWRFCWCYLTPLFLFTILIYFLIDMTPLTYNDEYYPTSAYAAGWTLLAIGILPFPLGMIIVGFRNRNETCLNIFKPSADWGPKDLKKYNEWRDFKHSKRISRTCTKKSKIIATLFGKD; this is encoded by the exons ATGTCCAGAAAATATGTTCTTAATGAAACGGGAATCGAGGATGGGTTAGGGCTACCGTCGTGGAAGCTAGTCCTCGCGCTGCTGGTTAGCTGGATATTCGTCTACGTGGTGACCTGCAAGGGTGTGCAGAGCACCGGTAAAGCGGCCTATTTCCTAGCTCTTTTCCCATACATCATCATGATTAGTCTTCTAGTGAGAGCGGTAACGTTGGATGGAGCGGTGGACGGCATCATTTTCCTCTTCAAACCCACATGGCACAAGATCTTGGAGCCGGCGGTTTG GGATTGCACAATTGTGACGACTCTGGATCTTTGCACTAGTTTGATGGCCGGCGCGACTATCTTCGGAATCCTGGGCAATCTCGCCCACGAGATTGGCAGCGATGACATCAGCAGCGTCGTACGCGCCGGAACAGGCCTAGCTTTTGTCTCATATCCAGAAGCTTTAGCAAAATTTACGGTGGTACCGCAGCTCTTCGCTGTGCTTTTTTTCTTGATGCTTTTTGTGTTGGGTATAGGTACTACCGTTGCCTTCTGCAATGTAATTATCAGCATTATCAAGGACCAATTTCCGTGGCTCACTCAATGGAAGATTGCCGCTGGCGTTGCGATCTTTGGCTTCGCAATCGGCATTGTCTATTGCACGCCc GGCGGCCAGTACATTCTCAACTTGATAGATTACTTCGGTGGGACCTTCATTATCGTGTTTTTAGCTTTCTTTGAAATGATGGCTATTTCCTGGGTATACG GCGTTGATAATTTTATGGACGATGTCGAGTTTATGGTAGGCCGACGACCATTCTTTTACTGGAGATTCTGCTGGTGTTATTTGACTCCCTTGTTCTTGTTCACCATCTTGATTTATTTTCTGATCGATATGACACCACTCACGTATAACGACGAATACTATCCAACATCCGCATATG ctGCGGGTTGGACGCTTTTGGCTATAGGAATTCTCCCTTTTCCCTTAGGCATGATCATTGTTGGATTTCGGAATAGGAATGAGACATgcttaaat atatttaagcCGAGCGCCGATTGGGGTCCGAAAGATCTGAAGAAATATAACGAATGGAGGGATTTTAAGCACTCAAAGAGGATATCACGAACGTGTacgaaaaaatcgaaaattataGCAACGCTGTTTGGTAAAGATTGA
- the LOC105195004 gene encoding sodium-dependent nutrient amino acid transporter 1 isoform X1, with the protein MPNQSRPLHGDTLVFEITGCEIFCILGTTSRDGPIESPQVWKQLGNSVVLEYQKFNASLLEEFVDNIINAKRSPQTARNTKKSVTGCCGAMACIFESTVLRSSSAGANHINSRKAKSCDTKLYCRQSGYTNEAFQLDGFDSHENIPPDYATATHQDKQQEPPESSTTVIKEAEWGGRLEFLMACIATSVGLGNVWRFPFTAYENGGGAFLIPYIIVLILIGKPFYLLEGLLGQFTSRSCAKTWYMTPAMKGLGYSQAFGAFCVVSYYCALMALTLHYLVSSFQSELPWSICRPEWQDYCIDVSTNKSTSEDRNVTVRSSAELYFRKIVLKEYESIEDGIGVPSWQLSIYLFLSWACVFLVLFRGVKSTGKAAYFLAIFPYIVMTALLIRAVTLEGAVDGILFFVTPKWDALWKPNVWYAAITQCFFSLSVCFGPIINYSSYNNFGHRVDRDVMIVTTLDTFTSLMAGCTIFGILGNLAHEMKTKDIAKVVRGGTGLAFISYPDALSRFTFVPQLFSVLFFIMLLVLGIGSAVALCGATFSIFRDHLPKMRQWLLVLCITCFGFVVSLIYITPGGQWFITLIDYYGGTFVAIIVGVLEITTIFWVYGLSNFLNDMEFMLGKRLGFYWRSCWLIITPLLMIVILIYTCVTYEPPTYDGAQFPNYAYGIGWFVLILGISPIIWWICQKVITNRMSSFTESVKAAFQPARDKWGPKNPKIHTEWEAFVTEKKFGAQGGLMKIFFKIMLPTLAELPVYSSCLFHCQLAEMSSKAESRCQSRWRRRRM; encoded by the exons ATGCCAAACCAATCG AGACCTTTGCACGGCGACACCTTGGTGTTTGAAATAACCGGATGCGAAATATTCTGTATCTTGGGAACGACGTCACGCGATGGACCAATCGAGTCGCCGCAAGTGTGGAAGCAGCTCGGTAATTCCGTGGTTCTCGAGTACCAGAAG TTTAACGCTTCGCTCTTGGAAGAATTCGTGGACAATATCATAAATGCGAAGAGGAGCCCGCAAACGGCGAGGAATACGAAAAAGTCTGTGACAGGATGCTGCGGCGCGATGGCGTGTATTTTCGAATCTACAGTATTGAGATCCTCTTCTGCAGGAGCGAACCATATAAACTCACGGAAGGCAAAGTCCTGTGACACAAAACTATATTGT AGACAAAGTGGATATACTAACGAGGCTTTCCAGTTAGACGGTTTCGATTCTCACGAAAATATTCCACCCGATTACGCGACAGCGACGCATCAAGATAAGCAGCAGGAGCCACCTGAAAGTTCA ACCACGGTCATTAAGGAGGCGGAATGGGGAGGTAGATTAGAGTTTCTGATGGCCTGTATAGCTACTTCCGTTGGATTAGGGAACGTGTGGAGATTTCCGTTTACCGCGTACGAGAACGGCGGCGGCGCCTTCCTGATACCCTATATCATAGTGCTGATTCTGATCGGGAAACCGTTTTACCTCCTGGAGGGGCTCTTGGGACAATTCACCAGTAGATCCTGTGCAAAAACATGGTACATGACACCAGCTATGAAGG GATTGGGATACTCACAGGCGTTCGGCGCGTTCTGCGTCGTTTCGTACTACTGCGCTTTGATGGCATTGACTCTGCATTATTTGGTGTCGAGTTTCCAATCTGAATTACCGTGGTCGATCTGTCGTCCGGAATGGCAGGACTATTGTATCGATGTCTCGACGAACAAGAGCACCTCCGAGGATCGTAACGTCACAGTTCGAAGTTCCGCGGAACTTTATTTCAG GAAGATAGTATTAAAGGAATATGAGTCCATCGAGGACGGTATCGGCGTACCGTCTTGGCAGTTGTCGATATATCTGTTCCTCAGTTGGGCTTGCGTCTTTCTGGTGCTTTTTCGCGGCGTAAAAAGCACAGGCAAAGCCGCGTATTTCCTTGCGATATTTCCTTATATCGTGATGACGGCGCTGCTGATCAGAGCCGTCACTCTTGAGGGTGCCGTTGACGGCATCCTGTTCTTCGTAACGCCGAAATGGGACGCTTTGTGGAAACCCAACGTCTGGTACGCCGCTATCACACAATGTTTTTTCTCGTTGTCGGTCTGCTTCGGCCCGATCATTAACTATTCATCCTACAATAATTTCGGACACAGAGTGGACAG GGATGTAATGATAGTGACCACGTTGGACACATTCACCAGCCTGATGGCTGGTTGCACTATCTTCGGCATTCTCGGTAATCTAGCTCACGAGATGAAAACGAAGGATATCGCCAAGGTGGTCCGCGGCGGCACTGGTTTGGCCTTCATTTCCTATCCGGACGCGCTATCGCGTTTCACTTTTGTACCGCAACTATTTTCTGTCTTGTTCTTCATCATGCTATTGGTTCTTGGCATTGGAAGTGCTGTCGCGCTATGCGGCGCGACATTTAGCATCTTCCGCGATCATTTGCCCAAGATGAGACAGTGGTTGTTGGTGCTTTGCATCACCTGCTTCGGTTTCGTCGTCAGCCTCATCTATATCACTCCG GGTGGTCAATGGTTCATAACTTTGATCGATTATTACGGTGGTACTTTTGTGGCGATAATTGTCGGCGTTCTCGAGATAACAACCATTTTCTGGGTGTATGGCCTCTCGAATTTTCTCAATGATATGGAATTCATGCTGGGCAAAAGACTAGGTTTTTACTGGCGTTCTTGTTGGCTCATAATCACGCCTTTGCTCATGATTGTTATACTGATTTATACGTGCGTCACTTATGAGCCACCTACATATGACGGTGCACAATTTCCTAATTATGCCTACG GAATAGGATGGTTTGTGCTGATACTGGGAATATCTCCTATAATATGGTGGATTTGCCAGAAAGTTATTACGAATAGAATGTCGTCGTTTACCGAA tccGTCAAAGCGGCATTTCAGCCCGCGAGAGACAAATGGGGACCTAAAAACCCGAAAATACACACAGAATGGGAAGCATTTGTGACAGAAAAAAAGTTCGGAGCTCAAGGTGGTTTgatgaagatattttttaa aatcATGTTACCGACACTGGCGGAACTCCCGGTATATTCAAGCTGTCTGTTCCATTGTCAGCTGGCGGAAATGAGTTCGAAGGCAGA ATCTCGTTGTCAGTCAaggtggaggaggagaagaatgTGA